From one Bacteriovorax sp. BAL6_X genomic stretch:
- a CDS encoding energy transducer TonB, translating to MRKNRFLYSTIFSIGIHGLLIFGTASVLRPKSSSTHFSVNQAPAIQIRRLVKVKKVTESPKKLTQKKARSKQLVQKKATKLVEQSQENAPVIKKVIDTGVASEKAKYLKSIRDQILAQKRYPRVAKMLKKQGVVDIYFEVSYPSHLSNIQIKKGSGHAILDRSALETIEALGKLPRMPDFLKSEVLKVAIPIKYELL from the coding sequence ATGCGCAAGAATCGTTTTCTCTATTCGACAATTTTTTCGATAGGAATTCATGGATTATTAATATTTGGGACAGCTTCAGTTTTGAGGCCAAAGTCTTCGAGTACGCATTTTTCAGTAAATCAGGCTCCGGCCATTCAGATCAGACGTTTAGTGAAAGTAAAGAAAGTCACTGAATCACCTAAGAAGCTTACTCAAAAAAAGGCCCGTTCAAAACAGCTAGTGCAGAAGAAAGCTACTAAGCTAGTTGAGCAGTCCCAAGAGAACGCTCCAGTGATTAAAAAAGTCATCGACACTGGAGTGGCGAGTGAGAAGGCCAAGTACCTCAAATCGATTAGAGATCAAATTCTTGCCCAGAAACGCTATCCTAGGGTGGCCAAGATGTTAAAAAAACAAGGTGTTGTTGATATCTACTTTGAGGTCTCATACCCAAGCCATCTTTCTAATATTCAGATTAAAAAGGGCAGCGGTCATGCCATTCTCGATAGGTCCGCCCTAGAGACAATAGAGGCCCTTGGGAAATTACCTCGGATGCCAGATTTTCTAAAGTCAGAAGTTCTTAAGGTCGCAATTCCGATTAAATATGAGTTATTGTAA
- a CDS encoding methionine--tRNA ligase: MNENKKNKKDMRPKQDIPTILSRVSRPKKAVITAGMPYANGPVHIGHLAGAHVPADIYSRWMRLLVGDENVLFVCGTDDHGSTSEVAAKKLGKTTQEFIGEVHAKQSKTMERYSIGLDTYTGTSKEENYEAHKELCQDFLRNMHANGMLDKKTSQQWFDPKLNMFLPDRYVQGDCPNPECSNTKAYSDECDVCGKNYDPHELKNPISAVSDATPELRDTDHWYLNMWKVTDQLIEWLNTKQKTWRKPILQEAFGTVYPCVTFTNKSEPAYKEIKEELPKHKSRYAPGRKVLVQFENLADLASGKKQLEDKGIECDLNDGWAHRAITRDVSWGIPVPTDIEPGMEGKTLYVWPESLIAPISFTKVALKKKGLDPELYKEFWTDPEAKVFQFLGTDNVFFYVLMQGAMWFGVQEDPMRQALKGEFQQTDVFSNFHLQINGEKMSKSKGNFYTGDQLIDEMGYTADQVRYFLSTLSLSEKASNFDFEVFKAKNAFLAGPMNAAFEKPISACHKQFGGVVPKGELIGKTEKETLKIVQQYTKFMEKGEYPKALGALENYARIINGLFNQYKPHDDRFDEKERTDALYSCFYILRNILVMLRPFAPETMDKLRVSLNLPESVYSIDELAKEFPENHKIGEQVEYFPAVDAE, from the coding sequence ATGAATGAAAATAAAAAGAATAAAAAAGACATGCGTCCAAAACAGGACATTCCAACAATCCTATCTCGCGTTAGCCGCCCTAAGAAAGCAGTTATTACTGCAGGTATGCCGTATGCTAATGGCCCAGTTCACATTGGACACTTAGCTGGTGCCCATGTTCCAGCAGATATCTACTCTCGTTGGATGAGGCTACTAGTTGGCGATGAAAATGTACTATTTGTTTGCGGTACTGATGATCATGGATCAACAAGTGAAGTTGCGGCCAAGAAACTTGGTAAGACAACGCAAGAATTCATTGGTGAAGTTCATGCAAAACAATCAAAGACAATGGAGCGCTACTCAATTGGTTTAGATACTTATACAGGAACTTCAAAGGAAGAAAATTACGAGGCCCACAAAGAGCTTTGCCAGGACTTTCTAAGAAATATGCATGCCAATGGAATGCTCGATAAGAAAACAAGCCAGCAATGGTTTGATCCAAAACTTAATATGTTCCTACCTGATCGCTATGTTCAGGGAGATTGCCCAAATCCAGAATGTTCAAATACAAAAGCATATAGCGATGAGTGTGATGTTTGTGGGAAAAACTATGATCCACATGAGTTAAAGAATCCTATCTCAGCAGTTAGTGATGCGACTCCGGAGCTAAGAGACACTGATCACTGGTATCTGAATATGTGGAAAGTAACTGATCAATTAATTGAATGGTTAAATACAAAGCAGAAAACTTGGAGAAAGCCTATTCTTCAAGAAGCTTTTGGTACGGTTTATCCTTGTGTAACTTTCACAAATAAATCTGAGCCAGCATATAAGGAAATCAAAGAAGAACTTCCAAAGCATAAGAGTCGTTATGCTCCAGGCAGAAAAGTTCTAGTTCAATTTGAAAACTTAGCTGATCTTGCTTCAGGTAAGAAGCAATTAGAAGATAAAGGAATTGAGTGTGATCTAAATGATGGTTGGGCACACAGAGCGATTACTCGTGACGTTTCATGGGGAATCCCTGTTCCAACTGATATTGAACCTGGTATGGAAGGTAAGACTTTATATGTATGGCCTGAGTCTTTAATTGCACCAATTTCATTTACAAAAGTTGCTCTTAAGAAAAAAGGACTTGATCCAGAGCTTTACAAAGAATTCTGGACTGATCCTGAAGCAAAGGTTTTCCAATTTCTTGGAACTGATAATGTTTTCTTCTACGTTCTTATGCAGGGAGCGATGTGGTTTGGAGTGCAAGAAGATCCAATGAGACAGGCGCTAAAAGGAGAATTCCAACAAACTGACGTCTTCTCTAACTTCCACCTACAAATCAATGGTGAGAAAATGAGTAAGTCGAAAGGAAATTTCTATACTGGAGATCAACTTATTGATGAAATGGGATATACAGCAGACCAAGTTCGCTACTTCCTTTCAACTCTAAGCCTTTCTGAAAAAGCTTCTAATTTTGACTTTGAGGTTTTCAAGGCAAAGAATGCATTTCTAGCAGGCCCTATGAACGCTGCATTTGAAAAGCCAATCTCTGCGTGTCACAAGCAATTTGGAGGAGTGGTTCCTAAGGGTGAGCTTATTGGTAAGACAGAAAAAGAAACTCTTAAGATTGTTCAGCAATATACGAAATTCATGGAAAAGGGAGAATACCCAAAAGCACTTGGTGCCCTTGAAAACTATGCTCGTATTATTAACGGACTATTTAATCAGTATAAGCCACATGATGATCGTTTTGATGAGAAAGAAAGAACTGATGCACTTTACTCTTGTTTCTATATTCTAAGAAATATCTTAGTAATGCTTAGGCCATTTGCGCCAGAGACAATGGATAAGCTACGCGTGTCTTTAAATCTACCAGAAAGTGTTTATTCAATTGATGAGCTTGCAAAAGAATTTCCTGAAAATCATAAGATTGGGGAACAAGTAGAATACTTTCCAGCAGTTGATGCTGAGTAA
- a CDS encoding isoprenylcysteine carboxylmethyltransferase family protein, which translates to MTNKTGVLTFGVISYLVGFSALVGWIGSMLGVIPFQYGIVDYTTDSLGSAFVIAIGLSALFIAQHTIMARERFKKFINQYIPEAAERSLYVMMSGITLHCAILFWPKNGVVMWNIENAVASTLIMSIGVAGWAYLFVASFALNHFELFGLEQVYNYYRGRPIQRIPFQESWMYSFDRHPLMTGSLIGMWFSPEMTVDHLMFSGIFSAYIVGGVSIEERDLVRQWGSRYMDYRIRVKTIVPTFDIIGPNDIKASETKQKNQKKDEDKQRNKAA; encoded by the coding sequence ATGACGAACAAAACAGGTGTCTTAACATTTGGGGTGATTAGTTATTTAGTGGGCTTTTCAGCTCTCGTTGGTTGGATAGGTAGCATGTTAGGCGTAATTCCATTTCAATATGGAATTGTGGATTACACTACGGATTCTCTTGGTAGTGCATTTGTTATTGCCATTGGACTTTCCGCTTTGTTTATAGCTCAGCATACAATAATGGCCAGAGAAAGATTTAAAAAATTTATTAATCAGTATATTCCTGAAGCCGCTGAACGATCTCTTTATGTAATGATGTCCGGAATTACTCTTCACTGTGCAATTCTATTTTGGCCTAAGAATGGTGTTGTTATGTGGAATATCGAAAATGCGGTGGCATCTACTCTCATTATGAGTATTGGAGTTGCTGGATGGGCCTACTTATTTGTGGCAAGTTTTGCTTTAAATCACTTTGAGTTATTTGGATTGGAACAAGTTTATAATTATTATCGAGGAAGACCAATTCAGCGTATCCCTTTTCAAGAGAGCTGGATGTACAGTTTTGATCGTCACCCGCTTATGACAGGTTCACTTATCGGTATGTGGTTTTCTCCAGAAATGACCGTTGACCATCTGATGTTTAGTGGAATTTTTTCGGCCTATATTGTCGGTGGAGTTTCTATTGAAGAAAGGGATCTTGTTAGGCAATGGGGGAGTCGCTATATGGACTATCGAATTCGTGTTAAGACCATTGTTCCAACTTTTGATATCATTGGCCCAAATGATATTAAGGCCAGTGAAACTAAACAAAAAAATCAAAAGAAAGATGAGGACAAACAAAGAAACAAGGCCGCTTGA
- a CDS encoding transposase, producing MPRKSLIRQSKFPYHVITRTNNREWFPLPMFQVWDLCKEALIYAQSKCMVEINCFVLMSNHYHMILTTPNEDIDIFMRFFNSRFSSLLAKNSNRINQKFSNRYRWSIIDNQSYLKNVYRYLYQNPIRAGIAESCGDYPYSSLFITSYEARLINFRPHFHYADEQTYFERRFGADTISILKRALKHPRFKLAERTPSYEKMLLGYADTLCKNR from the coding sequence ATGCCTAGAAAAAGTCTCATTCGTCAAAGTAAGTTTCCGTATCACGTAATAACAAGAACCAATAATAGGGAATGGTTTCCGCTTCCAATGTTCCAGGTTTGGGATCTTTGCAAAGAAGCATTAATTTATGCCCAGAGTAAATGTATGGTGGAAATAAATTGTTTTGTATTAATGAGTAATCATTATCATATGATTCTAACGACACCCAACGAGGATATTGATATATTCATGCGATTCTTTAACTCTCGTTTCTCGTCTTTATTGGCCAAGAACTCTAATCGCATCAATCAGAAATTTAGCAATCGCTATCGTTGGAGTATTATCGATAACCAGAGCTACTTAAAAAATGTCTATCGCTACCTTTATCAAAATCCAATTCGTGCAGGTATAGCTGAGTCATGTGGAGACTACCCATATTCCTCATTATTTATAACAAGCTATGAGGCTAGGTTAATTAACTTTAGGCCACACTTTCACTACGCGGATGAGCAGACTTATTTTGAAAGAAGATTCGGAGCAGATACTATTTCAATTTTAAAACGTGCACTAAAGCATCCAAGATTTAAACTTGCTGAAAGAACTCCTTCATATGAAAAGATGCTTTTGGGGTACGCGGACACTTTATGCAAAAATAGGTAG
- a CDS encoding methylated-DNA--[protein]-cysteine S-methyltransferase — protein sequence MTDRQIEFHSKFGTIYICANENGVSYLGWEDQEYDGPHYEDDERIAKYLNEAHDQLEEYFAGSRKKFSIPLSINKGTVFQKQVWAQLLNIPYGEVTTYSDIAQKVGSPKAVQAVGSANAKNPICLIIPCHRVIAKSGELSGYVAGADIKEALLNHEGGTRTLFDNSMS from the coding sequence ATGACTGATAGACAAATTGAGTTTCATTCAAAATTTGGCACAATTTATATTTGTGCTAATGAAAATGGAGTTTCTTATCTTGGCTGGGAAGATCAAGAATACGACGGTCCTCACTATGAGGATGATGAGCGTATCGCTAAATATCTCAATGAGGCCCACGATCAACTCGAAGAATACTTTGCAGGAAGCCGTAAAAAGTTTTCGATTCCATTAAGTATCAACAAGGGAACGGTCTTCCAAAAACAAGTTTGGGCGCAGCTTCTCAATATTCCTTATGGTGAAGTGACGACATATTCTGATATTGCTCAAAAGGTTGGCTCACCTAAGGCTGTGCAAGCAGTGGGAAGTGCTAATGCCAAAAATCCAATTTGTTTAATCATTCCTTGTCACCGTGTCATCGCAAAGTCTGGAGAACTCTCGGGTTACGTAGCCGGAGCAGATATTAAAGAGGCCCTTCTAAATCATGAGGGTGGTACGCGGACACTTTTCGACAATTCAATGAGTTGA
- the katG gene encoding catalase/peroxidase HPI, translated as MKRKLPLLIATVALLSCASNSNEKMGQQFASGEAKPNSFWWPSRIDLTPLRQHSVESSPLGPKFNYAKEFKKLNLSAVKEDIRKTLTTSQDWWPADYGHYGPFFIRMAWHSVGTYRSHDGRGGGGGGQQRFEPLNSWPDNVSLDKARRLLWPIKKKYGNKISWADLMVLAGNVSLEDMGFKTIGFAGGRTDDWEADLVYWGPETQWLAGDKRYKGERELEKPLAAVQMGLIYVNPEGPNGKPDPLLAAKDIRETFGRMGMDDEETVALIAGGHTFGKAHGAHKPDDCLEKDPAGAPIENQGFGWKNKCGKGHSEDTITSGLEGAWNATPTQWTTGFLDNLFSFEWKLVKSPAGAHQWIPTDDGAAAMVPDAHIKGKRHAPIMFTTDLALKEDPIYNKIGQRFLDDPKKFEYAFAKAWFKLTHRDMGPQARYIGKEVPKESFKWQDPTPKGKKFSNTTASAIKSDILKSGLSVSDLIRTAWASASTYRGTDMRGGANGARIRLAPQKDWAINKVSNVDTVIPKLEKISKRYGVSLADTIVLGGAAAIEKASGNKVKVPFVSGRGDATQRQTDVTSFAFLEPKADAFRNYYTQDSGRTPIYMLIDKANMLGLTVPEMTVLIGGMRALDANADGSKNGVFTKRPGKLTNDFFVNLLTMDNKWTKSSTPGLYNGVDRKSGKVKYTATPVDLVFGSHAELRAIAEVYAANDGQKKFMQDFVKAWTKVMQADRFDLKR; from the coding sequence ATGAAAAGAAAACTACCTTTGCTGATTGCTACTGTAGCTCTTTTGAGTTGTGCATCTAACTCAAATGAAAAAATGGGCCAGCAATTTGCAAGCGGTGAAGCCAAGCCAAATAGCTTTTGGTGGCCGAGCCGAATCGATTTAACACCTCTAAGACAGCACTCAGTGGAATCAAGTCCACTAGGACCTAAATTTAATTATGCAAAAGAATTTAAAAAGCTAAATCTTTCTGCAGTAAAAGAAGACATTAGAAAAACATTAACGACATCACAAGACTGGTGGCCAGCAGACTATGGTCACTACGGGCCATTCTTTATTCGCATGGCATGGCATAGTGTTGGTACATATAGAAGTCACGACGGCCGCGGAGGTGGCGGTGGTGGCCAACAACGTTTTGAGCCACTTAATAGTTGGCCAGATAATGTTTCCCTCGATAAGGCAAGGCGTCTACTTTGGCCTATCAAAAAGAAATACGGGAATAAAATCTCATGGGCCGACTTAATGGTTCTAGCTGGGAACGTATCTCTTGAAGATATGGGATTTAAAACAATTGGTTTTGCCGGGGGACGTACTGATGATTGGGAAGCTGATCTTGTTTACTGGGGCCCTGAAACTCAGTGGCTTGCAGGAGATAAAAGATACAAAGGTGAGAGAGAGCTTGAGAAACCTCTTGCTGCCGTTCAAATGGGATTAATCTATGTAAATCCTGAAGGGCCAAACGGAAAACCAGATCCATTACTAGCTGCAAAAGATATTCGTGAAACATTTGGAAGAATGGGAATGGATGATGAAGAAACAGTTGCTCTAATCGCTGGTGGTCACACTTTCGGTAAGGCACACGGTGCTCATAAGCCTGATGATTGTCTTGAAAAAGATCCAGCTGGGGCCCCTATTGAGAATCAAGGTTTTGGTTGGAAGAATAAGTGTGGAAAGGGTCACTCAGAAGATACAATTACTTCAGGACTTGAAGGTGCTTGGAATGCTACTCCTACACAGTGGACAACAGGTTTCCTCGATAATTTATTTTCTTTTGAATGGAAGTTAGTTAAGTCTCCAGCAGGAGCACACCAGTGGATACCAACTGATGACGGTGCTGCGGCAATGGTTCCTGATGCTCATATAAAGGGTAAGCGTCATGCACCAATTATGTTCACAACTGACTTAGCTTTAAAAGAAGACCCTATTTATAACAAAATTGGACAACGTTTCTTAGATGACCCAAAGAAATTTGAGTACGCATTTGCTAAGGCTTGGTTCAAGCTTACTCACCGTGATATGGGGCCACAGGCGCGCTATATTGGTAAAGAAGTTCCGAAGGAGTCGTTTAAATGGCAAGATCCAACTCCTAAAGGAAAGAAGTTTTCTAATACAACAGCTTCGGCAATTAAATCTGATATTCTAAAATCAGGGCTATCAGTGTCTGATCTTATTAGAACTGCTTGGGCATCAGCTTCTACATACCGTGGAACTGATATGCGTGGTGGTGCTAATGGTGCACGTATTCGCTTGGCGCCACAAAAAGATTGGGCAATTAACAAAGTATCTAATGTTGATACAGTAATTCCTAAGCTTGAAAAAATTAGTAAAAGATATGGAGTCTCTCTGGCCGACACAATTGTTCTTGGTGGAGCAGCTGCAATTGAGAAGGCTTCTGGTAACAAAGTTAAGGTACCATTTGTTTCTGGGCGAGGAGATGCGACTCAAAGACAAACAGATGTAACTTCATTTGCTTTCCTTGAGCCAAAGGCAGATGCTTTCCGTAACTACTATACACAAGATTCAGGAAGAACTCCTATTTATATGCTAATTGATAAAGCAAATATGTTAGGTCTAACTGTTCCTGAAATGACTGTTCTAATCGGTGGTATGCGTGCGCTTGACGCAAATGCAGATGGATCAAAAAATGGTGTATTCACTAAGCGTCCTGGAAAACTTACAAATGACTTCTTTGTAAACCTTCTGACGATGGACAATAAGTGGACGAAATCAAGCACTCCTGGTCTATATAATGGTGTTGATAGAAAATCAGGAAAAGTTAAGTACACTGCAACTCCAGTAGACTTAGTATTTGGTTCTCATGCAGAACTAAGAGCTATTGCTGAAGTTTATGCTGCTAACGATGGACAGAAGAAATTCATGCAAGACTTCGTTAAGGCCTGGACTAAGGTAATGCAAGCTGATCGCTTTGATCTGAAAAGATAA
- a CDS encoding peroxiredoxin — translation MNVIRRLFIVMCIMFSFAYGEEVKLGQNVPKFTVKNHEGKDFSMMSRKGEWTVLYFYPKAGTPGCTKQACAFRDSIKSIRKLGAEVYGISTDSVKDQAAFHEEHSLQFDLLSDEDGKVTKKFGAKMAVFNISKRWTFIIDPNLKIVAIDRDVDPMLDADHVSKKLAQLQKNK, via the coding sequence ATGAATGTAATTAGACGTTTATTTATAGTCATGTGTATCATGTTCTCTTTTGCCTATGGAGAAGAAGTTAAGCTAGGACAAAATGTTCCGAAGTTTACTGTAAAGAATCATGAGGGCAAAGATTTTTCTATGATGTCACGAAAAGGAGAGTGGACTGTTTTATATTTCTATCCAAAAGCAGGAACTCCTGGTTGTACAAAGCAAGCTTGTGCTTTTCGCGATAGTATCAAATCAATTAGAAAACTCGGTGCCGAAGTTTACGGAATCAGTACTGACTCTGTAAAAGATCAAGCAGCATTTCATGAAGAGCATTCTCTTCAATTTGATCTTCTCTCTGACGAGGATGGTAAAGTCACAAAGAAGTTTGGAGCGAAGATGGCCGTATTTAATATATCTAAAAGATGGACTTTTATCATAGATCCAAATTTAAAGATTGTGGCAATTGATCGTGATGTTGATCCAATGCTAGATGCGGATCACGTCTCTAAAAAATTAGCTCAACTACAAAAGAACAAATAA
- the acnA gene encoding aconitate hydratase AcnA: MENMAKEIEMLLELENEKLSYVSLKNLCEKYDVELESLPHTIKILIENIARRVDGKDVKLTDVEALVKWGSGYDKNAALAFMPARVLMQDFTGVPAVVDLAAMRSAMARSGGDPKKVNPYVGVDLVIDHSVQVDNFGNAQAYEKNLELEYERNAERYALLNWAQQAFQDFRVVPPGMGICHQVNLEHLGHVVQSKKGWAIPDTLVGTDSHTPMINGLGVLGWGVGGIEAEAAMLGQPMFLPEPIVIGVRTKGTLPAGATATDLVLTLTEMLRSHGVVGKFVEFFGDGLSNLSIADRATLSNMSPEFGATATLFPVDQATLDYLVMTGRGEKVELVEKYTKEQGLFRRDGDKEPQFSEVLDLDLSRVVPSLAGPKLPQQRVGLGSARKSFDDNFKVEKNDGKVIKHGDVAIAAITSCTNTSNPSVMLAAGLVAKKAVEAGLKTKPWVKTSLAPGSRVVTNYLKKAGLLPYLEELGFNLVGYGCTTCIGNSGPLPEDVAKDINDNNLAVVSVLSGNRNFEGRVHSQIKASYLASPPLCVAYALTGTFLCDLSSEAIGQNANGKDIYLKDIWPSASEVQELISSSVSSEQYEYEYGRIFAGDEKWKSMAVPKGDLFEWQDDSTYVREPDFFVNLPEKVAPLENINDARVMCLLGDSITTDHISPAGTIGKDSPAGKYLIEQGVSQKDFNSFGSRRGNHEVMIRGTFGNIRLRNEMAPGTEGPWTTHLPSREQMSIYDASKRYETEKVPLVVVAGSAYGSGSSRDWAAKGTTLLGIKAVLAESYERIHRSNLVCMGVLPLQFKEGQNARTLKITGLETFSIEGIAEGITPRKELLIKMKREDGSIEKFEVILRVDAQAEVDYYTHGGILQMVLREMQNR; the protein is encoded by the coding sequence ATGGAAAATATGGCCAAAGAAATAGAGATGTTATTAGAGTTAGAAAATGAAAAGCTTTCATATGTAAGTCTTAAAAACTTATGTGAAAAATATGATGTTGAATTAGAGTCTCTTCCACATACCATTAAAATTCTTATTGAAAATATTGCGAGAAGAGTTGATGGAAAAGATGTGAAGTTAACTGATGTTGAAGCTTTGGTTAAGTGGGGAAGTGGTTATGATAAGAATGCTGCACTGGCCTTTATGCCTGCACGTGTTTTAATGCAAGACTTTACAGGTGTACCCGCTGTTGTTGATTTGGCCGCAATGAGAAGCGCTATGGCAAGGTCCGGAGGCGATCCCAAAAAAGTAAACCCTTATGTAGGCGTTGATCTGGTTATTGATCACTCTGTCCAAGTTGATAATTTTGGTAATGCACAGGCATATGAAAAAAACCTCGAACTTGAATATGAAAGAAACGCAGAAAGATATGCTCTTTTAAATTGGGCACAGCAAGCTTTTCAAGACTTTCGTGTTGTTCCTCCTGGCATGGGAATTTGCCACCAAGTAAATTTGGAACATCTTGGTCATGTTGTTCAAAGTAAAAAAGGCTGGGCGATTCCTGATACATTAGTTGGAACGGACTCTCATACTCCTATGATTAATGGACTGGGGGTTCTAGGATGGGGAGTTGGTGGAATCGAAGCAGAGGCGGCAATGCTTGGGCAACCGATGTTTCTACCTGAACCAATTGTTATTGGTGTACGAACGAAAGGAACTCTTCCTGCCGGTGCAACTGCTACTGATTTAGTACTAACGCTTACTGAGATGTTACGAAGTCATGGTGTTGTTGGAAAATTCGTTGAGTTTTTTGGAGATGGCCTAAGTAATTTAAGTATTGCAGATCGCGCAACTCTTTCAAATATGTCACCAGAATTTGGTGCGACAGCAACCTTATTTCCAGTAGATCAAGCTACCCTTGATTATTTAGTTATGACTGGTCGAGGTGAAAAGGTTGAGCTAGTCGAAAAGTATACAAAAGAACAAGGGTTATTTAGAAGAGATGGAGACAAGGAACCACAATTTAGTGAAGTGCTTGATCTCGACTTGAGTCGTGTTGTTCCAAGTTTAGCCGGGCCAAAACTTCCTCAGCAAAGAGTTGGCCTTGGTAGTGCTCGTAAGTCGTTTGATGATAATTTTAAGGTTGAAAAAAATGATGGTAAAGTTATCAAACACGGTGACGTGGCAATAGCTGCAATTACAAGTTGTACAAATACTTCAAACCCATCTGTCATGTTAGCTGCAGGTCTTGTGGCAAAGAAGGCCGTTGAAGCCGGTCTCAAAACCAAACCTTGGGTTAAAACTTCTTTAGCTCCAGGATCTCGAGTGGTAACTAATTATTTAAAAAAAGCAGGGCTTTTACCATATCTTGAAGAGTTAGGCTTTAATCTTGTTGGTTATGGTTGTACTACTTGTATCGGTAACTCTGGCCCTCTACCAGAAGATGTTGCAAAAGATATTAATGATAATAATCTTGCGGTTGTTTCAGTTTTGTCTGGGAATAGAAACTTTGAAGGACGAGTACATAGTCAGATTAAAGCAAGTTACTTGGCCTCTCCACCTCTGTGTGTTGCTTATGCACTGACAGGAACATTTCTTTGTGATCTATCGAGTGAAGCAATTGGTCAGAATGCAAATGGTAAAGATATTTATTTAAAAGATATTTGGCCATCGGCATCCGAAGTGCAAGAGCTCATTTCTTCTTCTGTTAGTTCTGAGCAATATGAATATGAGTATGGAAGAATCTTTGCTGGTGATGAGAAGTGGAAGAGTATGGCCGTTCCTAAAGGTGATCTTTTTGAGTGGCAAGATGACTCAACTTATGTCAGAGAACCAGACTTCTTCGTAAACCTACCTGAAAAAGTTGCACCATTAGAAAATATTAATGATGCAAGGGTTATGTGTTTACTTGGAGACTCAATTACGACAGATCATATCTCACCGGCCGGAACGATAGGAAAGGATTCTCCAGCTGGAAAGTATTTAATTGAGCAAGGTGTTTCACAAAAAGACTTTAATAGTTTTGGCTCACGACGAGGAAACCATGAAGTTATGATTCGTGGGACGTTTGGAAATATTCGCTTAAGAAATGAAATGGCCCCAGGTACAGAAGGCCCTTGGACAACTCATTTACCAAGTCGGGAACAAATGAGTATTTATGATGCTTCTAAACGCTATGAAACAGAAAAAGTTCCTCTTGTTGTTGTCGCAGGTAGTGCATACGGATCGGGAAGTTCTCGTGACTGGGCCGCTAAAGGAACAACTCTCTTAGGTATTAAGGCGGTACTTGCAGAAAGCTACGAGAGAATTCATCGTAGTAACCTTGTGTGCATGGGTGTACTTCCTTTGCAGTTTAAAGAAGGTCAAAATGCTAGAACTCTCAAAATAACAGGTCTAGAAACATTTTCGATCGAAGGGATTGCAGAAGGAATAACACCTCGTAAGGAGCTTTTGATTAAGATGAAACGTGAAGATGGTAGTATCGAAAAATTTGAAGTTATTCTAAGAGTCGATGCTCAAGCCGAAGTGGATTACTATACACATGGTGGTATTTTGCAAATGGTTCTAAGAGAGATGCAAAATCGTTAA